ACCTGCTCGCGACCGAGAAGGCCGACACCATGCGCCATCTCTTCGGTCTTCATCGCGACCCTTACATGTTCCACCAGGCCAATCTTCGCAATGTCGGCGTTGACCCGGTTGAGATCAACGGTGAGACTGGCCAATGGTCCATCATGCAGGCGTGGGTGGAAACCATGGTGCAGGAATTCGTGCGTCTGGTAGACTGGCCCATCGTTACCATCACCCACCAGGAGGTAAGTCATGGAGATCTTAGAAACTCCTCCTAACACCGCGCAATTGCTAATTAATCACCCCAGATGTCCGCCAACTTCCTCGACCGCTACAACCGTGATCAGTGCAACTACTCGCTGCAGTACACCATCGGCAACAAGCAGATTACTGGGGTGACTCTGAGCGCCAAGGACAACACTTGCAATGCGCCCATCCCCGTCAGCTTCCCTGTCGCCCCCACCGACACCAAGGGCTTCACCACCGAACAGTACGGCAGTGACCCACTCACCGTCTGGGTGCAGCTGTCGGGCTCCCCCGTCACTTTCTCCCTCTCGACCCCTATTCCCTTGTAAATGGATTGAACGATATTGAATTATGGAAGGGCTTTGAAGGATTCCTGGACCATAATATCTAATGTTATTAATGGGTTTCGTGTAGCGATTTCGAATAGGGGAAGAGATGAATGAAATGttaggtacatacatacataactACATTGCATACATACTACATAGTACCTACACAATTCTTGAGCAATGAAGATCGCGTAGATCCTCCCGCCCGCAAAAAGCAAATCGGCAGACGCAGCTGAGCCCACCAGCAACAACCCAAACGGGGAATTTCCCTCAACCAGGCACACCGTCTTCCAGTTGCAAACTGGACTGATTGCCCCTGCCGGAATCATCCACCCGCATAATCCAAGATCAATTGATATCTTCTACGGAaatccccccccccccagCCCCTGATTCACAATACTATCCCCCAACATCCCACCCTCCCCCAAATCCGAAGATACAccgacaagaagaaaaaaaagataaggCTACCTTTCCCAATTAATTAACTCATTCAATTCGCCACATTGAATGACCGGCCTAGACCACCCgttatcctttccttccacTGATTCCTTCTCCCCTCACCTCATCCGTTGCGAGCGGGATGTCAACGGAAGTGAGACATGGCGGACTTGGCAGCCTCGATGATTTGATATTTAAGAACAAGTACTTCCCTGTTTTGGTCCTTGTCCTCATTAGGGTTTTTAGCGACCTCTAAAATTAGTCTAGTCGCCCCCAAAAGTCATCACGCATCcaatttatattaaattgATTAGCTGTCACCGCGATTTATAAGCATTGATTGGCCGCATTAGTTTCCCATAGGATGGTCTGACACTTTACTGGTATCTAACTTATTGCCAACTCCACAAAGTTCAACTCTAACCTAATCCCCATCTAGACTGAACACAATGGCCAACGATTGATAATAACCGGGTGAGACTTTATCGGGGTTTAACTTTGAGATTTCATAATATTGATATCATCTGCGTTTGACATATGGACGGTTTGCCCCAAAAATCAGGGAGAAAAAAGTGGAGGAAAGGTAAGTTAATTCCCGATCCCCCTGTCGCTGTACTTGTTCCCGTCGCGTACATGACACAACATACACGTACATGTTTAGTCCACACGGACACGTATGTACAACGAACTCTATATCTGTGCGTTTCTTTACCACTAGTCTGGACTCTGGAGACGATATAGTGCCAAGTGTGTCTTTCTTGCATCAGAACATGGCTCGGAGAAATACTAATGTATACTAAATCTCGATCGTATGCTTTTTCTCGTATTCGAACCGAGAAGCgagggggggagggggcCGAGAACTGAGTCTACTAGAAACCAAAACTAGGAGCTATAATATGACCTGATCATATATGGtgagagacagagagagagagaagcgAGTCGGGTCATACAGAGGCGAGAGCGGTCTAGGTCAACGGTGTTGGACGTCGGAAGATGCCGTTGCAGCCGGGGCATCTTGGCTGTTTCCTTATTTGCTTGGATTATTGGTTTTGAAATTCCTCCGAATTGATGTATATCCTACATCTGTATGTGCAGACACGGTAGTAGCCTCCCCCATGCCCACTTCTCCAATAACGGCAGTAACTGTGCTGCAGGACAAGCTTCAGCCAACTGCCAGGGTCCAAAGGCTCTGCGCTGGCGGAGTGTGACTGGTCCGAAGGCAGCTGAATGCTCGCAATTCTACCGGCCGATGGCGGAGGGAAAACAGAGCCTTCCTCTTAGTACCTTAGATGACAGCTGGATGACTTGAATCAAACTCGTCTTGGCACTTTGCTGACAACCTGTAGTCAGTCTCGGGTAAAAGGGTGCTGTGTCCTAAACGTTCTCGTAGTCCTAAGACCTAgtagaaagaaggcaaatCCTGTCGATTGGTGGAGACGAACGCATCGGCCATCACCGTGttgggaaagaagaaaatagttGAAGACCGGTTCATCCGAGGCACTGAAACGTGGTAGtggagaaacaaagaatagAATACCCTTCATTTCGGTAGGTGGAGAACCTTGTCGATAAATTCTATGGCTAAAACCCGAAGTCCATCCCATCTTCAGTTTAGTACTTCGGCCTAGGCCATGTTTTATCTCGTCCGGAACCTTAAAGCCGTCAAGTTGATGCAGTGCATTTGTTGCGGCTCGGTTCACTAGTCTCAAGCTAGATGTATACGAGACGCGGACCATTTCGTATAGATTTGGGGACCTGAGTCAGGGCGTCGAAGGCTTGTAGTGGCTTCAATTGTTGACTATTCATGCATGAAGAAACAACGGTCTGGTATTGGAAATTTTGCAAAAGAAAGTTACGGGCGGTATGAAACAGACCGTGTATGCCAAAACCGATTGGTAACGATACAACCACCCGGTCCACATTCGGGACTTAAGGGTTAGTGTCCGTGGATTGACAGTGGATTGATCAGATTCGTCTCGGATTCTCGCAAGGCGCTAAAGAGTGATTGGCAGAGTTCCAGGCCAGCAGAAAAtcgggagaaaaaggagccAAAAATCAGTGAAAATCCGTCacacaaagaagaagaaatctacTGTTTGGGGGGGAAAGACTTTTGTCCCCTGGTTAGTTAAGCAATCTTTAGTCAGCGATCCCCGTCAATGCTCTTTTTCTGGTCATTTCTTCTGTTTTAAggtttttctcttctcttttgctGTGGGATGATTGCCATAGTTAATCTTCGTGCCAAAGTACTTCGTCCTGTAGGACAGCCGTGTTGAATTCCATGGCTATGACGGCGGGTAGCTTTTTAGACCCAAGTAACCATTCTTAGCAGAAATTACTCATcagcaaaaaagaaaaagaaaaaaaaaataatgtCAAGTTCTTTGACTGGTGTGATTCGAACCTGGACCCCAAACATAATCATGGTTCTGTTCTCCAGCCCGCTGACAGCCTTAGACCCTGAGTCCAGAACCCTTATTGGCGCCTAAGGgttcaaagagaaaaagatcgCGGAGGCGAACCTGCAATAGTCACAACGCTAGGCTCCCGGGTTTTCTCATTCTCTCCCTCaatcctctctctcctcttttttaaGCCATCATTCATTAGTAAGGTTGCACCGCAGGTGACCTCGAAACAACAGCCACTGTGGCAGAGTCCATTATTTGGACATTGACTGCCGCAGTCTGTAAGGCATTCACTTGCCTTTAATTCCAACCCAGGACAGGCGTCTCTGCATCCGATTCCCCGGACCACCTCAACGCAATCTCTGAACGAGCCACTTCATAGTTTCAGTGTAACCGCGGAGAGAGGgatttctttgtcctctCCTAGCCTATACATTTAACGGTTGCCTGTGAACCCCTGTGGTTCTACTCCGGAATACGCCACTTCATTTGCTTCTTTATCTGATCGTTTGATCTTCCTCTCAGGTCCTCTTTATATTTTCCCTGCTTACCCCCCACCTTACCGCTGTGGTTTGTGAGAATCAAATCGCAGGTcgtacctttctttctcggaattcccttctttgaacatttctttctttagtCGTTCGTTTTACAGGAATTTTTCTTTGTGAAATCTATTGCACTATGGCGGGTATTGATGAAGCGCTGCCCTTGAAGGGTAAGGGACAAGCCGCGTCCGGCTGGAAGACTTGGTCCGTCAAGAAGCGCATGCTGATTATCGGCGCTATCGCTCTCGTGATCGCTCTCGCTATTGGTCTAGGAGTTGGCTTGGGAGTCGGTCTGAATAAGGGTGGAGGGGATGACGAAGGCGAGGTTCCGCCCACTACCGGAGGAGGCGTGACCACAGCCAAGTGGCAACCGGCCGTAGGAACGAAATGGCAGATCGAGCTTCTGTACGCGCTCAACGACACTTCAGTAGACGCAGATATCTACGACATTGATCTCTTCAACAATGACAAGTCGACCATCACCGATCTACAAAAGCAAGGACGCAAGGTGATCTGCTACTTCTCCGCTGGGAGCTACGAGAACTGGAGGCCCGACAAGGACAAGTTCAAGGACTCCGATATGGGTAACACGCTGGATGGGTGGCCGAATGAGAAATGGCTTGACCTCAACTCCAAGAACGTGCGGAGCATTATGACGTCGCGTCTGGATATGGCGGTCGAGAAGAACTGCGATGGAGTTGACCCGGATAACGTCGATGCCTATGACAACGACAACGGTCTCGATATGAAGAAGGAGGATTCGGCGAATTTCATGATGTGGCTCGCCAATGAAGCGCATGCACGCAATATGTCCATTGGTCTGAAGAATGCCGGGGCGATCATCTCCGCAGTGATCGACAACATGCAGTGGAGCGTGAACGAGCAATGCGCGCAATATGAGGAGTGCGATACCTATGCCGCATTCATCGATAAGAACAAGCCCGTCTTCCACATCGAGTACCCCAAGGGCGAcgacaccaacaacaacgaTTTGGTCAGCACGAGCCAGAAGAAGAGTGCTTGCGACTTCGAGGGatcctccaacttctcgACGGTCATCAAGAATATGAATCTGGATAACTGGATCCAGACCTGCTAGTCGCACAATTGATCCGCATCTAAATACTCTGTTCGATCAGCAAGGGCGCCGGGAGTTTGAGATTGGGGTTCCACCATCCCCTTACCATCTATATAGTTTGACTATGATGTAATCTGCCTCATTTAATTAACTTGGACATTCGTCTCTTTCATTTAATTCAAACGTCCATGCTTCACGTTACCGATCTAATCATTCCACGTGATGCTCCGATATATGCTTGAACTCATCAGGCATAGCGACCAGAGTTTAACCATAGACACAGCCAATGAGTCTCCctcatatatattaactCGTGTTAAAACTTACTTCAAAACATCATGATGCCATGACTCTTAACCCGCTCTCACCACCcagatctataaatatagatatcaaCCCCGCGGTTACAAAGCAAATGAGATGATCCTCTACCCAAAacacaaaggaaacaaagtatgacaaaaataaaaccaacCCAACACGACACAACACACCCCAACTACCGACCCCATCCCTCAGTCACTCAGTCAATCAACTACTCAATCACTTCGATACTTACCGTGCCGCTCCAAACGGCAACACTAAAACGTAAACACcgaataaaaaaagagacaatGTAAAACAACGGTGAGCGAGACCCATGGTCTTCCGTCCCCATCCACCTCCAATTAGGAAGTTACCAcatagta
This Aspergillus flavus chromosome 1, complete sequence DNA region includes the following protein-coding sequences:
- a CDS encoding putative endo alpha-1,4-polygalactosaminidase (unnamed protein product), producing the protein MAGIDEALPLKGKGQAASGWKTWSVKKRMLIIGAIALVIALAIGLGVGLGVGLNKGGGDDEGEVPPTTGGGVTTAKWQPAVGTKWQIELLYALNDTSVDADIYDIDLFNNDKSTITDLQKQGRKVICYFSAGSYENWRPDKDKFKDSDMGNTLDGWPNEKWLDLNSKNVRSIMTSRLDMAVEKNCDGVDPDNVDAYDNDNGLDMKKEDSANFMMWLANEAHARNMSIGLKNAGAIISAVIDNMQWSVNEQCAQYEECDTYAAFIDKNKPVFHIEYPKGDDTNNNDLVSTSQKKSACDFEGSSNFSTVIKNMNLDNWIQTC